One window of Parasegetibacter sp. NRK P23 genomic DNA carries:
- a CDS encoding NADPH-dependent assimilatory sulfite reductase hemoprotein subunit, protein MSQQQQHSPIEKIKKESDGLRGTIKESLGDQITGSIREDDQAVIKFHGMYQQDDRDRREERAAKKLDRLYSFMIRLRLPGGFLTPEQWVATHHIAGAHSTGVIKITTRQTLQLHGILKSHIKPTLQAFNRANLDSIATCGDINRNVIVSAHPNETPVHAQVFAYADKISRHLMPKTRAYYEIWLDEEKIEDKKEEADPLYQDRYLPRKFKIAIAIPPNNDPDVLANDIGLIAIVENNELKGFNIAIGGGLSTTHGNPETYARVATVIGFTDTEEKTLKAIYEVLTIQRDYGNRSDRKLARLKYTVDKVGVQWFREELERRIGFKLEEPRPYKFTERTDRYGWEKDHTGNWHYTVFAENGRVLDDEQQTLKSALLEITEARLSNIRFTGNQGLIVADVKPADKKKVHTILEKHGVIAFTEAASPLRRNSMACVALPTCPLALAEGQRYLPELITKIDDLLTKHSLQKENIITRMTGCPNGCGRSHISEIGFVGTGPGRYNLHLGGDHEGMRLNKIYRENINEAEILETLDGLFASFALEKNKGEHFGDFAVRKQWVNF, encoded by the coding sequence ATGTCACAACAGCAACAACATTCTCCGATAGAGAAAATAAAAAAAGAAAGCGACGGACTGCGCGGTACTATTAAGGAAAGTCTGGGCGACCAGATCACCGGTTCCATCCGTGAAGACGACCAGGCCGTGATCAAGTTCCACGGCATGTACCAGCAGGACGACCGCGACCGCCGCGAGGAACGCGCCGCCAAAAAGCTGGACCGGCTCTATTCTTTCATGATTCGTTTGCGCCTCCCCGGTGGTTTCCTGACCCCGGAACAATGGGTGGCCACGCACCATATAGCCGGAGCGCATTCCACCGGCGTGATCAAAATCACCACGCGCCAGACGCTTCAGTTGCACGGCATCCTGAAATCGCACATCAAACCAACATTACAGGCATTCAACAGGGCCAACCTGGATTCCATCGCCACCTGCGGCGATATCAACCGGAACGTGATCGTGTCCGCGCATCCCAACGAAACACCCGTTCACGCACAGGTATTTGCGTATGCCGATAAGATCAGCCGCCACCTGATGCCCAAAACCCGCGCCTATTACGAGATATGGCTGGATGAAGAAAAGATAGAAGATAAAAAGGAAGAAGCCGATCCGCTGTACCAGGACCGCTACCTTCCCCGTAAATTCAAAATAGCCATCGCCATTCCACCCAACAACGATCCCGATGTACTGGCCAACGACATCGGCCTGATTGCCATCGTGGAAAACAATGAACTGAAAGGCTTCAACATCGCTATCGGCGGGGGATTGTCCACCACACATGGCAACCCGGAAACCTACGCCCGTGTGGCCACTGTGATCGGCTTTACCGATACGGAAGAAAAAACATTAAAGGCCATCTACGAAGTACTCACCATCCAACGCGATTATGGTAACCGGAGCGACAGGAAACTGGCGCGCCTCAAATACACCGTCGACAAAGTAGGCGTGCAGTGGTTCCGGGAAGAACTGGAAAGAAGGATCGGCTTCAAACTGGAAGAACCGCGTCCCTACAAATTTACGGAGCGTACCGACCGCTACGGTTGGGAAAAGGACCATACCGGGAACTGGCACTACACCGTTTTCGCGGAGAACGGACGCGTACTGGACGATGAACAGCAAACGCTGAAATCTGCACTACTGGAAATCACCGAAGCACGGCTTTCCAATATCCGTTTCACGGGTAACCAGGGATTGATTGTTGCCGATGTGAAACCCGCCGACAAAAAGAAAGTACACACCATACTCGAGAAGCACGGGGTGATCGCATTTACCGAAGCCGCTTCCCCCCTGCGCCGCAACAGCATGGCCTGCGTGGCTTTGCCTACCTGTCCGCTGGCGCTGGCCGAAGGACAACGTTACCTGCCAGAGCTCATCACTAAAATTGATGACCTGCTGACCAAACATTCCCTTCAGAAAGAAAACATCATCACCCGAATGACCGGCTGTCCGAACGGCTGCGGCCGCTCCCACATCTCCGAGATTGGGTTCGTGGGCACGGGTCCGGGCCGTTACAACCTGCACCTGGGTGGTGACCATGAAGGTATGCGGCTGAATAAAATTTACCGCGAGAACATCAACGAAGCGGAAATTTTAGAAACATTGGATGGTCTTTTCGCGAGCTTTGCGCTTGAAAAGAACAAGGGCGAACATTTCGGCGATTTTGCCGTTCGGAAGCAATGGGTTAACTTTTAA
- a CDS encoding sulfate adenylyltransferase subunit 1 yields MDILRFITAGSVDDGKSTLIGRLLYDSKSIMIDQLEAIEKQSKNKSDGEIDLALLTDGLRAEREQGITIDVAYKYFATPKRKFIIADAPGHIQYTRNMVTGASNSELIIILIDARHGVVEQTRRHSIIASLLNIPHVVVAINKMDLVDFSQDVYNNIVIDYANLAQELGLKDVHYVPISAIRGDNIVDKSEATPWYEGPALLSFLEEVQVQDDVNHTTARFPVQYVIRPQTDELHDYRGYAGKIISGVYKKGDKVTILPSFAESTISAIELGGKEVEEAFAPQSIVLHLEDDVDISRGDMIVPSSDIPNTSQELEVLLCWMDSKPLVPGNKYLFQINSQRVRSVVKEISYKLDVNSLQKLEAPEKAGLNDIVRATIKTATPIAYDAYQVLRSNGGGILIDETSHVTVGACMIQG; encoded by the coding sequence ATGGATATTCTTCGTTTTATAACAGCAGGCTCAGTAGATGATGGGAAAAGCACCCTGATCGGCCGCTTGCTCTACGACAGCAAATCGATCATGATCGACCAACTCGAAGCCATCGAAAAGCAAAGTAAAAACAAATCCGACGGGGAAATCGACCTCGCGTTACTCACCGATGGACTCCGTGCGGAACGCGAACAGGGCATCACCATCGATGTGGCCTATAAATATTTCGCCACCCCCAAACGCAAATTCATCATCGCCGACGCACCAGGGCATATCCAATATACCCGCAACATGGTGACCGGCGCCTCCAACTCGGAACTCATCATCATCCTGATAGACGCCAGGCATGGAGTGGTTGAGCAAACCCGCCGCCACTCCATTATCGCCTCCCTGCTCAACATCCCGCATGTAGTGGTGGCCATCAATAAAATGGACCTCGTGGATTTTTCTCAGGATGTGTACAATAACATCGTGATCGACTACGCCAACCTGGCCCAGGAACTGGGGTTGAAAGATGTGCATTACGTGCCCATCAGCGCCATCCGTGGCGATAATATCGTGGATAAAAGTGAAGCCACGCCCTGGTATGAAGGGCCCGCATTACTTTCGTTCCTGGAAGAAGTGCAGGTACAAGACGATGTGAACCATACCACCGCACGTTTTCCCGTTCAGTACGTGATCCGTCCCCAAACGGATGAACTGCACGATTACCGCGGCTATGCCGGAAAAATCATCAGCGGCGTGTACAAAAAAGGAGATAAAGTAACCATTCTTCCTTCCTTCGCCGAATCTACCATCTCCGCCATTGAACTGGGTGGAAAAGAAGTAGAAGAAGCATTCGCGCCACAAAGCATCGTGCTCCACCTGGAAGATGATGTGGACATTAGCCGGGGAGATATGATTGTTCCTTCTTCCGATATTCCAAACACCAGCCAGGAACTGGAAGTATTGCTCTGCTGGATGGACAGCAAGCCGCTGGTGCCGGGTAATAAATACCTTTTCCAGATCAACAGCCAGCGGGTACGCAGCGTGGTGAAAGAGATCAGTTATAAACTGGACGTGAATTCGTTGCAGAAACTGGAAGCGCCGGAAAAAGCGGGGTTGAATGATATTGTGCGGGCAACGATTAAGACGGCTACGCCTATTGCTTACGATGCTTACCAGGTATTGCGTTCCAATGGGGGCGGGATATTGATTGATGAAACGAGTCATGTGACGGTGGGGGCTTGTATGATTCAGGGGTAG
- the cobA gene encoding uroporphyrinogen-III C-methyltransferase, whose amino-acid sequence MQHGKNFKTTVALVGAGPGDPELLTLKAARLLREAEVVITDRLVSEDILKAHVSEGALVIFAGKQCRRGKSTPQETINELIVEHALAGKKVVRLKGGDVSIFSNILDELLALKAYGIAYEIVPGITAALGAAAYAGMPLTAREHSTAVRLLTYYKKEILSDAYWAELAQTEDTLVFYMSGDTSLELIQKLIAHKIPADRAVAVIEQATTPLQQVRISDIYDYEQNLGQETYLSPALLIIGKVVHLHKQFAWLPNSASRELYFKPVGSQPRSVQASHIKQAPHVSRA is encoded by the coding sequence ATGCAACACGGAAAAAACTTCAAAACAACAGTGGCCCTGGTGGGTGCCGGTCCGGGTGATCCGGAGTTGCTTACGCTGAAGGCCGCGCGCCTGCTGCGGGAGGCCGAAGTGGTGATCACGGATAGGCTGGTAAGTGAGGATATCCTGAAAGCGCATGTGAGTGAAGGCGCATTGGTGATTTTTGCTGGGAAGCAATGCAGGAGGGGAAAATCCACGCCACAGGAAACCATCAACGAATTGATCGTGGAACATGCGCTGGCCGGGAAAAAAGTGGTTCGGCTGAAAGGTGGTGATGTTTCTATTTTCTCCAATATACTGGATGAACTGCTTGCGTTGAAAGCTTACGGTATCGCTTACGAAATTGTACCGGGCATCACTGCTGCACTAGGTGCCGCCGCCTATGCCGGTATGCCGCTTACGGCGCGGGAACATTCTACTGCGGTACGTTTACTTACTTACTATAAAAAAGAAATCCTTTCTGATGCGTATTGGGCGGAACTCGCGCAAACCGAGGACACGCTTGTGTTCTATATGTCGGGGGATACTTCACTTGAACTCATTCAGAAACTCATTGCGCACAAGATTCCTGCGGACCGTGCCGTGGCTGTGATTGAACAGGCCACCACGCCGCTGCAACAGGTGCGCATCTCCGATATATACGATTACGAACAGAACCTGGGGCAGGAAACCTACCTCTCTCCCGCCCTGCTCATTATAGGAAAAGTGGTGCACCTGCACAAGCAATTCGCATGGCTGCCCAACAGCGCCAGCCGCGAGCTGTATTTCAAACCGGTGGGAAGCCAGCCACGCAGCGTTCAGGCATCTCACATAAAACAAGCGCCCCATGTTAGCAGAGCTTAA
- the cysD gene encoding sulfate adenylyltransferase subunit CysD has product MSKYRLDYLDQLEAEAIHIFREVAGQFERPALLFSGGKDSITLVQLALKAFRPGKFPFPLVHIDTGHNFPEALKYRDELAEKLGEKLIVRNVGDTIKAKQLTEPKGKFASRNALQTYTLLDTIEEFKFDACIGGARRDEEKARAKERIFSVRDEFGQWDPKRQRPELWSIYNGKISKGENVRVFPISNWTELDVWNYIKREGIELPSIYFAHEREVLEYEGQYIATSEFIQLEPGDTVVNKTVRYRTVGDMTCTAAVASTASTIDDIIREITATKTSERGETRIDDRTSEAAMEDRKKNGYF; this is encoded by the coding sequence ATGAGCAAGTACAGATTAGATTACCTCGATCAGTTGGAAGCCGAAGCCATCCACATCTTCCGGGAAGTGGCGGGCCAGTTCGAGCGTCCAGCCCTCCTGTTCTCGGGCGGAAAAGATTCCATCACCCTGGTACAACTGGCGTTGAAAGCCTTTCGTCCGGGCAAGTTCCCCTTTCCCCTTGTACACATCGATACCGGACACAATTTCCCGGAAGCATTAAAATACAGGGATGAACTTGCGGAGAAACTCGGCGAGAAACTCATCGTCCGCAACGTGGGCGATACCATTAAAGCCAAACAACTCACTGAACCCAAAGGCAAATTCGCCAGCCGCAACGCGCTTCAAACCTATACCCTGCTGGATACCATCGAAGAATTCAAATTCGACGCCTGCATCGGCGGTGCCAGAAGGGATGAAGAGAAGGCCCGCGCGAAAGAAAGGATATTCTCCGTACGCGACGAGTTCGGTCAGTGGGACCCCAAGCGCCAACGTCCCGAACTGTGGAGCATCTATAACGGAAAAATCAGCAAAGGCGAGAATGTGCGCGTGTTCCCCATCAGCAACTGGACTGAACTGGATGTATGGAACTACATCAAACGCGAAGGCATTGAACTGCCCTCTATTTATTTCGCCCATGAACGTGAAGTACTCGAATATGAAGGACAGTACATCGCTACTTCCGAATTCATTCAACTGGAACCCGGAGATACCGTAGTGAACAAAACCGTTCGTTACCGTACCGTAGGCGACATGACCTGTACCGCAGCCGTAGCCTCCACCGCTTCCACCATCGATGATATCATCCGCGAAATCACCGCCACCAAAACCAGCGAACGCGGCGAAACAAGGATCGACGACAGAACCAGCGAAGCGGCGATGGAAGACAGGAAAAAGAACGGTTACTTCTAA
- a CDS encoding TSUP family transporter, whose translation MPVSTPAPSSASTTASHQRPGNHLLPVFLKLEQLRLTMIGGGAIGFEKLQTVVTNAPETKVKLVAAHISEEVENLASAHANITLVKKYYEASDLEDAELVMVAVNDIPLAEQIRIDAKEKGLLINVADKPGLCDFYLGSVVKKGELKIGISTNGKSPTAAKRLKEVLQHALPGELEDLIENLHQVRNQLSGDFEEKVKKLNAITRGMVENEKEQKEKKIRKIATYSVAAFGLMLIGHFIFSYIPIKDIGTGAIHIYDQLGENFGWMVLAGFIAQLVDGALGMGYGVTSTTLLLSTGTNVAAISGSIHTAEMFASGASGYSHYKFGNVNKKLFKLLIIPGVLGAIGGAILLTHLGETNAQFVRPIIACYTFFLGIRIFMNAFKSQKRPKKFKRYGWLAGFGGFFDSFGGGGWGPIVTSTLISKGRTPRFVIGSVSLTEFFVTLASALTFFTLLGVSHWQVIVALILGGLMAAPFAARLAGRLPRKTSFILLSILVIIWSVRIIVNSF comes from the coding sequence ATGCCTGTATCAACACCAGCGCCATCATCTGCTTCAACAACTGCCTCGCACCAAAGGCCGGGCAACCACCTGCTGCCTGTTTTTCTGAAACTGGAACAGTTAAGGCTTACCATGATTGGTGGGGGCGCCATTGGTTTTGAAAAACTGCAGACCGTGGTAACCAATGCACCGGAAACGAAGGTGAAACTGGTGGCTGCCCACATCAGCGAAGAAGTGGAAAACCTGGCTTCCGCGCACGCCAACATTACGTTGGTAAAAAAGTATTACGAAGCCTCCGATCTGGAGGATGCGGAACTGGTGATGGTAGCCGTGAACGATATTCCTCTCGCGGAGCAGATCCGGATCGATGCAAAAGAAAAAGGACTGCTCATTAATGTGGCTGACAAGCCCGGGCTCTGTGATTTTTACCTGGGCTCCGTAGTAAAAAAAGGAGAACTGAAAATAGGCATCTCCACCAATGGCAAATCGCCCACCGCGGCCAAAAGGCTGAAAGAAGTATTACAACATGCCCTTCCCGGCGAATTAGAAGACCTCATCGAAAACCTGCACCAGGTGCGCAACCAGCTTTCAGGAGATTTTGAAGAGAAAGTGAAAAAGCTGAACGCCATTACCCGGGGCATGGTGGAAAATGAAAAAGAGCAGAAAGAAAAAAAGATCCGGAAGATCGCGACCTATTCCGTTGCGGCCTTCGGCCTTATGCTGATCGGTCACTTCATCTTTTCATATATCCCGATAAAAGATATCGGCACAGGTGCTATCCATATTTATGATCAGTTGGGAGAAAATTTTGGCTGGATGGTGCTTGCGGGCTTTATCGCACAATTGGTGGATGGCGCGCTGGGTATGGGCTACGGCGTAACCAGCACCACCCTGTTGTTGTCAACCGGCACGAATGTGGCCGCTATTTCAGGCAGCATCCATACCGCTGAAATGTTTGCGAGCGGCGCTTCGGGGTATAGTCATTACAAGTTCGGGAACGTGAACAAGAAGTTGTTCAAATTACTCATTATTCCCGGTGTATTGGGGGCCATCGGCGGTGCGATACTGCTTACACATTTAGGAGAAACCAACGCGCAATTCGTGCGTCCTATCATCGCGTGTTATACTTTTTTCCTGGGCATCCGCATTTTCATGAACGCCTTCAAATCCCAGAAGCGGCCCAAAAAATTCAAGCGTTACGGCTGGCTGGCCGGATTCGGCGGCTTCTTTGATTCCTTCGGTGGCGGCGGCTGGGGACCTATTGTAACTTCCACCCTCATCTCTAAAGGAAGAACACCGCGCTTTGTAATAGGCTCGGTAAGTTTAACGGAGTTTTTCGTGACCCTGGCGAGCGCACTTACTTTTTTTACTTTACTCGGCGTATCGCACTGGCAGGTGATCGTGGCGTTGATACTGGGAGGATTGATGGCTGCGCCGTTTGCGGCTCGTTTGGCGGGTAGGCTTCCGCGTAAGACATCTTTTATATTGCTTTCTATTTTGGTAATAATTTGGAGCGTACGGATTATCGTTAATTCGTTCTAA
- a CDS encoding sulfite reductase flavoprotein subunit alpha: MLAELKWKTLQELVSGSTKEELIWMNGYLAGLVAQSSASPVAETPVASAVKVNKITLTYGTETGNAKKLATTFAGVAKKKGIQVKLAGLDQYRVNDLSKEEYFFSVVSTQGDGEPPAAAIKFFDHLRSSDKTYQQLKYGILALGDTSYPLFCQAGEEIDQLFEKKGASRVLPIVKCDTDYEAEAAQWFEQVLKTLEHGNGAAQPAPVPVRAKSGKKQYTGTIATNVDLNDRGSSKETHHIEIVCDEEIVYQPGDAAGFVPHNKGEEVQAILDITGCAGTEQVQFKNESWELRALLTKKISIIHLPERVVKKYAALAQQDIPETKIDLLNLLKIYPLADSVPVQQLVDILEPITPRLYSIASSPNAHSGELHLTVARNTYVVNDEIHYGFCSTFLNGLAENTEVEFYIHPNNHFRLPAPDKDVIMIGPGTGIAPFRSFLAERDSTGATGRNWLFFGEQHFVSDFLYQTELQDFFNTGVLTNIDLAFSRDQEAKIYVQHRMKEKAEELYAWLKNGASVYVCGAKEPMSVDVERTLLEIIAEQGNLTEEKAAQYLEQLSNEGRYLKDVY, encoded by the coding sequence ATGTTAGCAGAGCTTAAATGGAAAACTTTACAGGAACTGGTGAGCGGTTCCACCAAAGAAGAACTCATCTGGATGAATGGATACCTTGCCGGTCTGGTAGCGCAGTCTTCCGCGTCACCTGTGGCAGAAACGCCAGTTGCTTCGGCCGTTAAGGTGAACAAGATCACCCTTACCTATGGTACCGAAACGGGGAACGCCAAAAAACTCGCCACCACTTTCGCGGGCGTGGCCAAGAAAAAAGGCATCCAGGTAAAACTGGCCGGACTGGACCAGTACCGCGTAAACGATCTTTCCAAAGAAGAATATTTCTTTTCCGTGGTCAGTACGCAGGGCGACGGCGAACCACCGGCTGCGGCCATCAAATTCTTCGACCACCTGCGTTCTTCCGATAAAACCTATCAGCAACTCAAATACGGGATCCTCGCTTTGGGCGATACTTCTTACCCGCTCTTCTGCCAGGCCGGTGAAGAGATCGATCAGTTGTTTGAAAAGAAAGGCGCTTCAAGAGTTTTGCCTATCGTGAAATGTGATACCGATTATGAAGCGGAGGCCGCGCAATGGTTTGAACAGGTGCTGAAAACCCTGGAGCACGGAAACGGTGCAGCGCAACCAGCCCCCGTTCCCGTAAGAGCCAAATCAGGTAAAAAACAATATACCGGCACCATCGCCACGAATGTGGACCTCAACGACCGCGGCTCTTCCAAAGAAACCCATCACATCGAGATCGTGTGTGACGAAGAGATTGTTTATCAACCCGGAGATGCCGCAGGCTTCGTTCCCCACAACAAAGGGGAAGAAGTGCAGGCCATCCTCGACATTACCGGATGCGCGGGAACAGAACAGGTGCAGTTCAAAAATGAATCCTGGGAACTGCGCGCACTTCTTACTAAAAAGATCAGCATCATTCATCTCCCGGAACGTGTGGTTAAAAAGTACGCGGCGCTCGCCCAGCAGGATATCCCTGAAACAAAGATCGACCTGCTGAATCTGCTGAAAATATATCCCCTGGCCGATTCCGTTCCGGTGCAGCAACTCGTTGATATACTGGAACCCATTACGCCACGGCTCTATTCCATCGCCTCTTCGCCCAACGCGCACAGCGGAGAACTGCACCTCACCGTGGCACGCAATACCTATGTGGTGAACGATGAAATACATTACGGATTCTGCTCTACTTTCCTCAACGGACTGGCGGAAAATACCGAAGTGGAATTTTATATTCATCCCAACAATCATTTTCGTTTACCCGCCCCCGATAAAGATGTAATCATGATCGGACCAGGAACCGGTATCGCCCCCTTCCGCTCCTTCCTTGCAGAACGGGACAGCACAGGCGCAACGGGCAGAAACTGGTTGTTCTTTGGCGAACAGCATTTCGTATCCGATTTTCTTTACCAAACCGAATTGCAGGATTTCTTCAATACAGGCGTACTCACCAATATCGACCTTGCTTTCTCCCGCGACCAGGAAGCGAAAATATATGTGCAGCACCGCATGAAGGAGAAAGCCGAAGAACTATACGCCTGGCTGAAAAACGGCGCATCCGTTTATGTTTGCGGCGCGAAGGAACCGATGAGCGTAGATGTGGAAAGAACCCTGCTCGAGATTATTGCAGAACAGGGCAACCTCACCGAAGAAAAAGCCGCGCAATACCTGGAACAGCTTTCCAACGAGGGCCGTTACCTGAAAGACGTTTATTAA
- a CDS encoding phosphoadenylyl-sulfate reductase, whose amino-acid sequence MPEINEQVEHISYSINGLNEAGALKWLAENFPGKVVFSSSFSYEDQAISHIILKENLPIDIFTLDTGRIFPETYSVWRSTNERYNTHIKAYYPQAAAVETLLSEKGPQSFYESLENRKECCFIRKVEPLKRALKGREIWITGLRAEHSPDRQDIPQVEYDASNNIIKYHPILHWSFDQVKAFIHEHNIPYNPLHDKGFVSIGCQPCTRAIREGEDFRAGRWWWEDAAKKECGLHVHQ is encoded by the coding sequence ATGCCGGAAATAAATGAACAAGTTGAACATATATCCTACAGTATTAATGGACTGAATGAAGCCGGAGCATTAAAATGGCTGGCGGAAAACTTCCCCGGAAAAGTGGTGTTTTCCTCCAGTTTCAGTTACGAAGACCAGGCCATCAGCCATATCATCCTGAAGGAAAATCTTCCCATTGACATCTTTACGCTCGACACGGGCCGGATTTTCCCGGAAACCTATTCCGTTTGGCGCAGCACCAACGAGCGGTACAATACCCACATCAAAGCATATTATCCCCAGGCAGCGGCGGTGGAAACACTGCTCAGTGAGAAAGGACCGCAATCTTTTTACGAATCGCTGGAGAACAGGAAAGAATGTTGTTTCATCCGAAAGGTAGAGCCGCTAAAAAGAGCGCTGAAAGGCCGGGAAATATGGATCACAGGCCTGAGGGCAGAACATTCTCCCGACCGCCAGGACATTCCGCAGGTGGAATACGATGCCAGCAACAACATCATCAAATACCACCCCATCCTGCACTGGAGTTTCGACCAAGTGAAGGCGTTCATTCATGAGCACAATATTCCGTACAACCCGCTTCACGACAAAGGTTTCGTGAGCATTGGCTGCCAGCCCTGCACACGCGCCATCCGGGAAGGAGAAGATTTCCGGGCAGGAAGATGGTGGTGGGAAGATGCCGCTAAAAAAGAATGTGGACTCCACGTTCATCAATAA